A DNA window from Camelina sativa cultivar DH55 chromosome 17, Cs, whole genome shotgun sequence contains the following coding sequences:
- the LOC104758527 gene encoding uncharacterized protein LOC104758527, which produces MAVPPANLERAFGVTNIKSHIPLILDLDDHNYDAWRELFLTHCLTFDVLGHIDGTLLPANANDTAWFKRDGLVKLWIYGTLAPDLFRSSFETGGTSRDVWRRVENQFRNNKEARAIQLDAELRSQEIGDRTIQEYCQKIKSLANLLTNVDAPVNERTLVTYLLNGLNEKFDYIINVIKHKEPFPTFEVAKSMLELEETRLKKSTRPSSTHSDHSSSNTALTVAVTSSDPRPQQQHNQ; this is translated from the coding sequence atggCCGTTCCCCCAGCCAATTTAGAGAGAGCTTTTGGTGTCACTAACATCAAATCTCACATACCTCTCATACTTGATCTTGACGATCATAATTACGATGCCTGGCGTGAGTTGTTTCTCACACACTGTCTCACGTTTGATGTCCTTGGACACATCGATGGCACTCTCCTTCCTGCTAACGCCAACGACACTGCTTGGTTCAAACGTGATGGCCTAGTCAAGCTATGGATCTATGGGACACTTGCCCCAGATCTTTTTCGATCTTCGTTTGAAACCGGTGGCACATCACGTGATGTTTGGAGACGCGTGGAGAATCAATTCCGCAATAACAAAGAGGCTCGGGCGATTCAACTTGATGCGGAGCTTCGTAGTCAAGAAATAGGCGATCGAACAATACAGGAGTACTGCCAGAAAATCAAATCACTCGCCAACTTGCTAACCAACGTCGATGCCCCCGTTAACGAAAGAACTTTGGTGACGTATTTGCTTAATGGTCtaaatgaaaaatttgattACATCATCAATGTAATCAAACATAAAGAACCATTTCCGACATTTGAAGTGGCCAAATCGATGCTCGAGCTGGAAGAAACTCGTCTCAAGAAGTCAACAAGGCCAAGCTCTACACATTCCGATCACTCATCCTCAAATACAGCTCTCACGGTTGCCGTTACATCATCAGACCCTCGTCCACAACAGCAGCACAATCAGTAA
- the LOC104759971 gene encoding F-box protein At1g11270-like, whose protein sequence is MPKRNRDVDDIISNPSIVELPQDVVGEILEKLPVKSLLRFKAVSKLWRREIESRRFQKRHLRHEQKSRDPSILVCHPRLDQGTKLASLRTLSLGAASVSFETHTQYPVDTTIRSYMLRNTRSCDGLTCIYSETFMYVVNPTTRWYRRLPEARCQAFFRDTKNQFLVGYPGFGKDNITGIYKLVWLYNSHCVDLYDGQTNTCEIFSFDTNNTWRYDVIVSSPHPMLRHKVPAHAHGSLHWFIDAVTETQVLAFDLHTETFTVMANIPVAHAPHPRISMCTLNDRLCLSEDKGDTQTIWSLNQDNMTWHKTFSINLRATLSCIEEEYIFPVPPVTSLFNNRLLLYDESDNDGKFVIYNYRLNSYGEIFNPRYLGGAISFSESLITLP, encoded by the coding sequence ATGCCTAAAAGAAACAGAGACGTGGATGACATTATCAGCAACCCGAGCATTGTAGAATTGCCCCAAGATGTGGTGGGAGAGATACTTGAGAAACTTCCGGTGAAATCACTATTGAGATTCAAAGCAGTTTCCAAACTATGGAGAAGGGAAATCGAATCCCGGCGTTTCCAGAAGAGACATCTAAGACATGAGCAGAAATCTCGAGACCCGAGTATCCTGGTATGCCATCCTAGGCTTGACCAAGGCACAAAATTAGCTTCTCTTAGGACATTGAGTCTGGGAGCAGCGTCAGTTTCGTTTGAGACCCATACTCAATACCCTGTCGATACAACGATTAGATCATACATGTTAAGAAATACACGGAGTTGCGACGGTCTGACTTGCATATATTCAGAAACCTTTATGTATGTGGTGAATCCCACAACTAGATGGTACCGTAGACTTCCCGAGGCGAGATGTCAAGCATTTTTTCGTGATACAAAGAACCAGTTTTTAGTGGGTTATCCAGGATTTGGTAAAGACAATATCACGGGAATATACAAGTTGGTTTGGTTATATAACTCTCACTGCGTAGACCTATACGACGGCCAAACTAATACGTGCGAGATTTTCTCTTTCGACACCAACAACACTTGGAGGTATGATGTGAttgtttcttctcctcatcCAATGCTACGTCATAAAGTCCCGGCTCACGCACATGGATCCCTCCATTGGTTTATTGATGCAGTCACAGAAACACAAGTCTTAGCTTTCGATCTTCACACTGAAACTTTTACGGTAATGGCCAACATACCGGTTGCCCATGCACCTCATCCACGGATCTCGATGTGCACCTTGAATGACCGCCTATGCTTATCGGAGGATAAGGGAGACACACAAACTATATGGTCGCTGAATCAAGACAATATGACATGGCACAAAACTTTCTCCATAAATCTCCGTGCAACTCTCTCTTGTATTGAAGAGGAGTATATTTTTCCAGTACCACCCGTCACATCCCTTTTCAACAACCGGTTATTGCTTTATGATGAAAGCGACAACGATGGGAAGTTTGTGATATACAATTATCGTTTAAATTCGTATGGTGAGATTTTCAACCCTCGTTATTTGGGAGGTGCCATTTCTTTTTCGGAAAGCTTAATCACTCTTCCATAa
- the LOC104759972 gene encoding LOW QUALITY PROTEIN: jacalin-related lectin 48-like (The sequence of the model RefSeq protein was modified relative to this genomic sequence to represent the inferred CDS: substituted 1 base at 1 genomic stop codon), translating into MTQRSEEEGSKKGNLKWDNESDHDDVTKIYVHYSLKGIESIRFDYVKSGKPNDGSFHGESLEFFVIVFHLKNEHLESVEGYYTEENGIQALXFKTNLRISEPIGYHDGCTKFILAVEGKKIIGFHGSCYDYWKIYSLGAYFTWITPTRIEAIGGKEGTKWDDGVNQAGFTKIHVRSGQKGIQFIKFEYIDKDGHLIEGPIHGSIYRRGSPHVFEINHVDKEYLVSVEGYYDGDAKNGVIQALQFRTNIRTSEFMGSNTGKKFRLAASGMKIVGFHGYAETNLNSLGAYLTPLTPTKLECQGITAGSTFWDDGAFDGIRKVSILSIYIRCLGVTYENAGKVEKRYHGMNNGDLEEEFLVDYPNEFITSVVGTKNSTRVTSLTFKTSKGRSSQTFGDRSESDSVEFVLGSNGCAIVGFHGWYKGNGSGLITALGAYYYPMPLPPAAEKIEAQGGAGGAPWDDGSNFEGVRKIYIGTGEIGILSVKFLYENDTQEIVVGDHHGNKNLLGHEEFELDYPYEYLTSVEGSNELEVILMLKFTTNMRTSPCYGLDDDPSFVLHKEGHKIVGFHGKSSSMLHQLGIHVLPITDS; encoded by the exons ATGACCCAAAGATCGGAAGAGGAAGGGAGCAAGAAAGGAAACCTTAAGTGGGATAACGAATCTGACCATGATGATGTAACAAAGATATATGTACATTATTCTCTGAAAGGCATAGAGTCCATTCGTTTCGACTATGTCAAAAGTGGAAAACCAAATGATGGATCCTTCCATGGTGAATC CTTGGAATTTTTTGTAATCGTTTTTCACCTAAAAAATGAACATCTTGAATCTGTTGAGGGCTACTACACAGAGGAAAATGGGATTCAAGCACTTTAATTCAAAACCAACTTGCGGATTTCTGAACCGATTGGATATCATGACGGGTGTACTAAGTTTATACTAGCAGTAGAGGGGAAAAAAATCATTGGGTTCCACGGATCATGTTATGATTATTGGAAGATTTACTCTCTAGGAGCATATTTCACTTGGATTACTCCTACTAGAATAGAAGCCATAGGGGGCAAGGAAGGCACGAAGTGGGATGATGGAGTCAACCAGGCCGGTTTTACAAAGATACATGTACGAAGTGGTCAAAAAGGCATACAATTCATCAAGTTTGAGTACATTGACAAGGATGGGCATCTGATAGAAGGGCCAATTCATGGTTCTATCTATAGAAGAGGTTCCCCACACGTG tttgaGATTAACCATGTTGACAAAGAATATCTGGTGTCTGTTGAGGGTTACTACGATGGCGATGCCAAAAATGGGGTCATTCAAGCGCTTCAATTCAGGACTAACATCAGGACTTCTGAATTTATGGGATCCAACACGGGTAAGAAGTTTAGACTTGCAGCCAGTGGAATGAAGATTGTTGGGTTTCATGGATATGCTGAGACAAATCTAAACTCTCTTGGAGCATATTTGACACCGCTTACTCCAACAAAGTTGGAATGCCAAGGTATTACTGCTGGAAGCACCTTTTGGGATGATGGTGCTTTTGACGGTATTAGAAAGGTGTccattttatctatatatatacggtGTCTCGGAGTTACCTATGAAAACGCTGGCAAAGTAGAAAAGCGTTACCATGGAATGAACAACGGTGACCTAGAAGAAGAG TTTCTTGTTGACTATCCAAATGAATTTATCACGTCTGTGGTGGGGACTAAGAATTCTACAAGGGTTACGTCATTGACTTTCAAAACATCAAAAGGGAGATCCTCTCAGACATTTGGAGACCGGTCTGAGTCTGATTCAGTTGAATTTGTCCTTGGGAGCAACGGTTGTGCTATTGTCGGATTTCATGGATGGTATAAGGGTAATGGGTCTGGGTTAATTACGGCTCTTGGTGCTTATTATTATCCGATGCCTCTTCCTCCTGCTGCGGAAAAGATAGAAGCACAAGGTGGTGCTGGAGGAGCTCCTTGGGACGATGGCAGTAATTTCGAAGGTGTTAGAAAGATATACATTGGGACAGGTGAGATTGGTATTCTTTCCGTTAAGTTTCTGTATGAAAATGACACTCAGGAGATAGTAGTGGGAGATCATCATGGAAATAAGAACCTACTTGGACATGAAGAG TTTGAGCTGGACTATCCGTACGAATATCTCACATCAGTGGAAGGTAGTAATGAATTAGAAGTTATACTCATGCTTAAGTTCACCACCAACATGCGAACTTCTCCATGTTATGGACTCGATGATGACCCAAGCTTCGTGCTCCACAAGGAAGGTCACAAGATCGTGGGGTTCCATGGGAAATCAAGTAGCATGCTTCATCAACTTGGCATCCACGTGCTCCCCATCACCGACTCCTGA